The DNA sequence GACGCCGCCGACGCCACGACGCAGGTGCTGTACCTCGACGGGGTGCCGGTGCAGTCGAGCACCGGGGCGCTGCCGGCGGCCGGACCGCAGGGCCAGGGGTACCTGGGTGCGGGGTACACCGGCAACGGCTGGTCGGGGCTGGCGGCCGGGGCGACGGCGTACTACGCGGGGTCGCTGGCGGAGGTGGCGTTCTACCACCGGGCGTTGGGCGCCGACGAGGTGACGTTGCACCACGGGTCGGTCGGGCAGACGGTGCCATTGGTGGTCACCGCCGCGACCGGCGGCGGTACCGACACACCGTCCCTGTCGGAGACAGCAGCCGGCCAGTTGCCGTCGGACACCCTGCCGCCCGGCGCGACGCAGGTCGACACGGCGGCGCAGGACACGCAGACCACGACGGTGGCCAACCCGGTGACGATCGTGTCGGTCACCGACCCGGGCGGGCATCAGGTGTCGTACTCCTACGACCTGGTCTCCGGGCGGAAGGTGTCGCAGACCGACGCGCTGGGCCGCACCACCCTGTACGGGTACGACACCGGCGGGTTCACCAGTCTGGAGTACGACCCGAACGGGATCGTCACCCGGTCGGTGCAGGACGAGCGCGGCAACACCATCCAGGAGGTGACCTGCCAGGACCAGGCCGCCGACAAGTGCTCCAGCAGCTTCTCCACCTACACCTTCTACAGCAGCGACCCGACGCATCCGAAGAGCGACCGGCTGACGGCGGTACGCGGGCCGGGCTCGCTCAGCGCGCAGGACGACACCTACCGGACGCAGTACTTCTACGACAGCTCCAACGGCAACCTGCGCAGCACGGTGGATCCGCTCGGCCGGCGTACGGAGATCGCCTACACCACCGGCGGGAGCGTTCCGGCCGGGCTGCCCACGCATGTGCTGGACCCGTCGAAGGGCTGGCAGCTGATCACGTACACCTCGGCCGGTGACGTGGCGACGGTGGTCGACCCGGCAGGCGCGACCACCACGTACACGTACGACCGGTTGGGTCGGGAACTGACCGAGACGGTGGTGACGCCGTCGTTCCCGCAGGGGCGGACCACCACCTACACGTACGACGCGATGGGGCGGGTGGCGACCCGTACCGATCCGGCGGTGACCGACCGGGTGACCGGCGCGGTGCACACGGCGGTGACGCAGCACTCGTACAGCCCGGACGGGTTCCTGACCGAGCAGCGAGTCAGCGACGCCACCGGTGGGGACGTGGCCCGGGTCAGCGAATGGTCCTACGACGGCCACGGCCGCCGGTCGCAGGCCGTCGACCCGATGGGTGCCACCACCGGCTACCGCTACGACGTCTACGGGCACGTGGTGGAGCAGACCGATCCGGACGGGACGGTCAACGCCTACCAGGTGGACGTCAACGGCGACTTGCTGTCGCGCACGCTGAAGGGCTACACCGGGGACCCGAACGACCCGACTCCTGCTGCGGATCTGGTGGTGGAGTCGAACTCCTACGACCCGGCGGGCCGGCTGGCGTCGACCACCGACGCGATGGGGCACGTCACGGAGTACACGTACACCGACGACGGGCGGCCCGCGACGGTGACCCGCACCGACGGGGACAGTTCGTTCCTGCTGGAGGCCAACAGCTACGACGCGGCCGGGAACCTGGTCGAGCAGCGCACCGACAACGGGCAGACCGTCACGACGTACGCCTACGACGCGGCGGGCCGGCAGACCCGCAGCGTGCTCGACCCCGACGGGCTGCACCGGGTCACCGAGACCACGCTGTCGCCGGGTGACCAGGTGCTGTCCAGCGTCGCCCGGGACGGCTCCGGCGCGACGCTGGCTGTCACCGACCACGCGTACGACATCCTCGGCCGGGAGGTCTCGCAGACCCGGTACCGGTCGACGGACCGGACGACGACGCCGGTGGCCCGCTGGCGGCTGGACGAGACCGGCGGTACGGCGGCCGCCGACTCGGCCGGCAACAGCCCCGCTACGGCCACCGGCGTGACCTGGGAGAACGACGCCGAGCGGGGGCGGGTCGCGGCGTTCACCGGTGCGTCGTCGTCGCAGATCACCACGGCCGCCCCGGCGGTGGACACCACCCGGCCGTACACCGTGGCCGCCTGGGTGCGGGTCGACAACGACGGCAAGTCCGGCGCGGTGCTGACCGTGCCCGGTGCCGCGCGGGTGAGTGCGTCCCCCGCAAACCGCGACTTCGCCTTCCAGCTCCGGTTCGACCACACCATCGACGGATGGCGGGTGGCCACGAACGAGCAGCAGATGGGCTCGATCATCCGGTGCGAGTGCCCCTTCGGGGAAGGCACGGTGCAGGAGGAGCAGTGGCAGCACCTGGCTGTCGGCGTCGACCCGCAGGCCGACCGGTTCACCGTGTTCCTCGACGGTGACAAGGTCGACGAATTCACCGGCGCGCGCTATCACAGCATGGCGATGGGCGGGCTGCGGATCGGCTCCGGGCTCGACGGGGCCATCTCCGACCTGCAGCTGTACCAGGGCGTGTCGACCGACGCCGGCTGGGCCGACCGGGTGGTCGCCGGCACCGTACCGGCGGCCGACGCCACGGTGTCGCGCACCAGCTACGTGCTCGACGACGGTGGTCTGGCCACGGCGGTGCTGGATCCGCTGGGCAACACCACGAACGTGGCCCACGACGAGGCCGACCGGCCGGCGGTGTCGACCGGCCCGCAGGTGCAGGCCGAGACCGGTGAACTCGACGGTCCGGTGGTCACGGCGCGGCCGGTGGAGCGGATCGGCTACAACACGTTCGGTGAGGTCACCGCGGAGTCCGACCCGAACGGCAACGTGACCCGGTACGCGTTCGACCGGGCCGGCCGGCCCTACGAGACCCGGCTGCCCGCGTACACCCCGCCGGGCGGGTCGACCCCGGTCGTCCCGGTCTTCACGGCGGCGTACGACAGCCTCGGCCAGGTCGTGTCGCAGACCGACCCGCTGGGTCGGGTCACCGGGTTCACCTACGACCAGCTGGGCCGGGTGGTGACCCAGGTGGCGCCGGACGGTGCCACCACGACCGCCCGCTACGACCTGGCCGGCAACCTGCTGGCGGTGACCGACCCCACCGGGGCGGTGACCGGCAGCACGTACGACCTGCTGGGCCGGACCACCAGCGTCAGCGAGGCGGTCCGCCAGACCGGCCAGACGCACACCACCACGATGGCCTACGACACCGCCGGTCGCCTGTCGACGGTGGTCACGCCGGCCGGGGTGACCACCGGGTACGGCTACACCGCCGCCGGTGAGCTGGCCAGCGTCGTCGACGGTGCCGGGCAGACCAGCAGCGTCGACCACGACGCCCTGGGCCGGCCGGTGAAACAGACCAACCCGGACGGCACCTACACCACCACCACGTACGACCCGCTGTCCCAGCCGACCGCGACGGCGGCGTACCGGGCGACCGGCGGGGCCGCCCTGGCTACCTCGGCCTGGACCTACGACGCCGCCGGCAACATGGTGGCGGCGACGGACGCGCGGGGCAGCACGACCCGGTTGAGCTACGACGCGACCGGGCTGCCGCGCACCCAGTCCGAGCCGGTGGCTGCCGGCACCACCATCGAGTCGTCGTTCGGGTATGACCTGGCGGGGAATCCGACGCGGTTCACCGACGGGCGCGGGCAGGCGTTCCGGACGACGTACAACGTGTGGGGGTTGCCGCAGTCGCGGATCGAGCCGGCGACGGCGGCGTACCCGAACGCGGCGGACCGCACGTACACCACGGTGTACGACGTGGCCGGTCAGCCGGTGTCGCAGCGTGCCCCGGGCGGGGTGACCCGGACCCTGATCTACGACGACGCCGGTCGGCTGGAGCGCCAGTCCGGGTCGGGTGCCGAGGCCGCGACCCAGGACCGGACGTACGGCTACGACCCGGCCGGTCGGCTGGTGGAGTTCTCCGCACCGGGGGGCACCAACCGGGTCGTCTACGACGACCGAGGGTTGCCGTTGTCGGTGACCGGCCCGTCCGGCGACGCGGCGTTCACGTACACCCCGGACGGGTCGATGGCCTCGCGGGACGACGCGGCCGGGCTGACTCAGTACGGCTACGACAGCGCCGGCCGGCTGGCGTCGCTGAGCAACAGCAGCGCCGGGGTGTCGGTCGGCTACTCCTACGACGAGATGTCGGCGGTGTCGTCGATGTCCTACGGCGGCACCAACAACCGGCGGGTGTTCGCCTACGACGATCTGCACCGGTTGACCAGTGACCGGTTGGTGCGGTCCAACGGGCAGGTCCTCGGGACGATCACCTACGGGTGGGACGCCAACGGCAACGAGACCAGCAAGACGGTCACCCGTGGCTCGTCGACGGTCAGCAACACCTACACCTACGACCTGGCCGACCGGCTCACCTCCTGGGACGACGGCAACACCACGGTCGGCTACCGGTACGACGCGGCCGGCAACCGGACCGGGGTCGGCGACGTCGACTACGTGTATGACGCCCGTAACCGGCTCGTCTCCGACAGCACCGGCACCACCTACCGGTACACGGCCCGGGGCACCCGTAAGCAGACCGTCACCGGTGGCACCACGGCGGTCGGGGTCGCGGACGCGTTCGACCAGATCGTCAGCCAGCAGCCGACCGGTGGTGGCAACGCCCGGGAGTACACCTACGACGCGTTGGGCCGGGCGCTGCGCAGCGACTTCCGGTACTCCGGCCTGAGCAACGACCTCGCCATGGACGGCGCGGCGAAGTACCTGCGGGATCCGGACGGCGGCGCCGTCGCGGTCCGGGACGGCAGCACCAGCCGGATGCTCTGGACCGACCTGCACGACGACATCGTCGCCCAGTTCAACACCGCCGGTACGTCGGTGACCGGTCACCGTACCTACTCGCCGTTGGGCGAGGTGACCGCCGCCAGCGGCATGGAGGGCAATCTCGGCTACCAGTCGGAGTGGACCGATCCCCGGTCGGGTCGGGTCAACATGCACGCCCGCTGGTACGACCCGGCCGTCGGTCGGTTCGACAGCCGCGACAGCGTCACCGTCAGCCCGGTGCCGGACTCGATCCGGGCCAACCGCTACCAGTACGGCGACGGCAACTCGCTGACCGTCACCGACCCGACCGGGCACTTCGGCAAGCGGCTGCGCAACGCCTGGAAGAAGGTCTCCTCCGGCGTGCAGAAGGCCTGGAACACGGTCAAGGCCGGGGTGCGGCAGGCGTGGGAGCAGGTCTCCGAGTGGGCGCAGGCGGCCCGCGAACAGATCGCCGAGAAGATCAACGACGTCAAGCAGGCCATGTCGAAGGCCTACCAGAAGATGGCCGAGGCGATCAAAGGGGCCGTCGACCAGGTCGGCCAGTGGGCCCGGACGGCCAGGGACTGGATCGTCGAACACAAGGCCGACATCGTCGGCGCACTGGTCGGGTTCGTCGTCGAGGCCGCCTGCATGGTCGCGATCGGCTGGACCGGGGTCGGCGCGGTCGCCTGCGGGGTGGCTTCCGGCGTGACCGGTGCCCTGGTCACCGGTGCCATGCAGGGCCAGACCGGCGTCGAGCTGCTGCGCACCGCCGTACTGGGTGGTGTCGCCGGTGGTCTGGGCACGGCGCTGCCGATGATGGGCCCGGCAGCGGGTAAGGCGTTGAGCAAGGCCGGGTCCGCCGGGGCGAAGAAGGTCGCCGGCACCAGCGTTGGCAAGGCTGCGGCGTCGGCCGGCAAGGCAGCGGCGTCGGCCGGTAAGGCGGTCGGGCGCAAGGTCGACGACCTGTCGCGGGCGGTGTCCCGCGGCTCCAGCCGGGCCACCCGGGAAGCGGCCGACTACGCCGACGACGCCGCCCGGGCCGGCGGCAGCCGGGTCGACGACGTCGCCGGCGCGGCCGCCAGCTGTGCGCGGCACAGTTTCGTTCCGGACACCCGGGTGCGGATGGCCGACGGCAGCAGCAAGCCGATCGCCGAGGTCGAACTCGGCGACGAGGTGCTGGCCACCGACCCGCAGACGGGGCAGAGCACCGCCCGGCCGGTGCGGCTGCTGCACGGCCACGCCGACCGGGAGTTGACCGACGTCACGGTCACCGACACCACGACCGGCGAGAGCACGGTCATCGAGACGACCGCGCACCACCCGATCTGGAACGCCACCACCGGGCGGTGGACCGACGCCGAAGACCTGCGCCCCGGCGACCGGCTGCGCAGCCCGGACGGCGAAACCACCCAGCAGGTCACCGCGGTCCGGGTCTGGACCGGCCTGACATGGATGAACGACCTCACCGTCGCCGGCGACCACACCTACTACGTGGTGGCGGCCGACCGGCCGGTCCTGGTGCACAACTGCGGCGGCTACACGGACCTGTACCACGGGACGAGCCGGCAGGCGGCGGACAACATCCGGGCCAACGGCGTGGACACCGGATTCTCGTCACGGTCTAAGATGGACTTCGGAAAGGGGTTCTACACCACCCGGTCGCGGCAGCAGGCGGCCGACTGGGCGGGGAGTCCGCGGTTCGGTGGGGACGGCGTGGTCCTGCACTTCAAGGTGCCGAACGCGAAGCTCGACGCCCTGGCGACGAAGAAGTTCACCGCGACCAGTCCCGATCTGGCCGACGTCGTGAAGCACTACCGCACCGGTGCCCGGGGCAACCCGCTCGGCCGGCATCAGGTGGTGGAAGGGCCGATGCTGATGAACGTCGACAAGTTCGTCCGGCAGGGACTCCCCGCGCACTGGAAGGGCAACCAGGTCGTCTTCTACGGCAAGGACGCCGGTCGGATACTGACTGCGGCCCTGCAGCCGTAGGAGAGTGACGTGAACGTGCACTACTGGGCGCTGTTCGTCTACCACGACGGCAAGAGGCTCCGGGCACTGGACCGTCCCGGGGTGATCACACCGGGACGGTCAGCTGATCAGGCAGATCGTCGCGCCGGCGGTGACCACCGCGCCGGCCTCGGCGGCCAATCCGCTGACCGTACCGGCCTTGGGCGCGTTGATCGGCTGTTCCATCTTCATCGCCTCCAGCACCACGATCAGGTCGCCCTCGGCGACCTGATCGCCGTCGGTGACGGCGATCTTGATGATGGTGCCCTGCATCGGCGAGACCAGCGCGTCACCGCTGGCGGCGGCCGCCGCGCT is a window from the Solwaraspora sp. WMMD792 genome containing:
- a CDS encoding LamG-like jellyroll fold domain-containing protein; protein product: MGTIQDPHRRRRTGTTRTFARWRRCAGGVAVVAAALVGLSSSVPPGAVPADGEFPVGWLTSWITDRPGWLPWGGPATAELPVSPVGDGAGPGGYSSAAATRAAGGAGAPQRLVDGLPGYTGQPAVDESVTPVTAARHDPATSRRDARSSRSTMTVYDNADGSTTAQLSTGQVNYRAADGSWRPIDPTLVRRGDRWGVTDNPMGVSLGSTSGTAAASGAGAAASDMAAGEPLVELPLPGGGVLGWSLADAAAVTPEVDGATATYRQVLPGTDLELVARPDGVKETLILASPQAGSAWVFPLTLRGVTARISSAGSVELVDDAGTVVASIPPAYMEDSSVDAKTGLPARSAAVAMELTEVDGGPALKLIADRSWLADPARVFPVRVDPTVTTGPDGDVFVDSDPATGATVQNGNHLQVGYNGGVGSRTFLNFDISSALTDAKPIIASAYLRLFLNHRVRCDVKDLQVGLVEQEWTVGELATAALPGPDLEPGSVRYRYYTDNGQACANPSAGPTSGQWVQVDVRELISGWAIGQRNLGLALIDDEQVLAAGARFTSANYGNGAYAPRLELTMTANLPPQVSQRSPVHGAVVSTLTPRLYVRGHDPDNSGTVSYKLWLHDDAGTVLHVTEGTGSYYDVPAGLLRSNKQYSWVVQPFDGAVYGARYPRYTFYTRVPQPALGSRLAQNPGVGYNPEIGNYTTTVTDAQVAGVGPELAITRSYNTLDTRRSGAFGQGWSSLLDAQVTGRTSTNDALRSAVVTYPDGSEAGFGPTSDGSFVPPPGRYEVLTEVRSGTSITGYRLTVKHGTTYVFGRSAGSGVFRLTAVTDANDRTLTATYNGSGLISKLTNASGRSLTLTWAGTASPSVGSHVTKVTTDAPTAGGSGYVWQYTYGSHDRLTKACTPTSACTTYGWGNNVNQGANAVRNHAPSSYWRLNEPAGSTWAASDVLERGGTDVAFYEGTTPGATPTVWPGSTSTSTAFDGTSSRVRLPSGLVNDSAYQSVSMWFRTGASSRAGVLFSYQHDPISDGTTSRNYTPAIYVGTSGKLHAKFYDGFAGTTMQSSGRVDDGQWHHVVLAGAGASQALYLDGTRQATRDGLIEMFDIGGSAYEYVGAGFVGGNWPDQPHQGSANNTGHANFFTGQIADVAFFDRTLAAADVTEINGTARAQSWQLSTVTSAEGRPLASLSMDPVTGKLSELTDSNGGTWTMGTPRVAGTSALYAAAVLGSAPTDYWRLRDAAGVDAVNETWQETATFSAVTLGAAGPFADGTAVSFDGTSSLASVPGGRVAPTGAKSQELWFRTTATAGVLVGTQDAAVGGTPSAGSPVLWIDADGRLRGLAPSTEPTGPLTSGLAGKCAELATNGTKVQVGTCAATSAQSWRYVGGSGQLRRGDKCLGLTGQATGNGTLVQAQTCSTSANQKWTPHQGGWRNTGSGRCLEVPGSSTTDGTALAIRSCATGQAKQRWALALTSPSPVNDGAWHHAVLTTTDAADATTQVLYLDGVPVQSSTGALPAAGPQGQGYLGAGYTGNGWSGLAAGATAYYAGSLAEVAFYHRALGADEVTLHHGSVGQTVPLVVTAATGGGTDTPSLSETAAGQLPSDTLPPGATQVDTAAQDTQTTTVANPVTIVSVTDPGGHQVSYSYDLVSGRKVSQTDALGRTTLYGYDTGGFTSLEYDPNGIVTRSVQDERGNTIQEVTCQDQAADKCSSSFSTYTFYSSDPTHPKSDRLTAVRGPGSLSAQDDTYRTQYFYDSSNGNLRSTVDPLGRRTEIAYTTGGSVPAGLPTHVLDPSKGWQLITYTSAGDVATVVDPAGATTTYTYDRLGRELTETVVTPSFPQGRTTTYTYDAMGRVATRTDPAVTDRVTGAVHTAVTQHSYSPDGFLTEQRVSDATGGDVARVSEWSYDGHGRRSQAVDPMGATTGYRYDVYGHVVEQTDPDGTVNAYQVDVNGDLLSRTLKGYTGDPNDPTPAADLVVESNSYDPAGRLASTTDAMGHVTEYTYTDDGRPATVTRTDGDSSFLLEANSYDAAGNLVEQRTDNGQTVTTYAYDAAGRQTRSVLDPDGLHRVTETTLSPGDQVLSSVARDGSGATLAVTDHAYDILGREVSQTRYRSTDRTTTPVARWRLDETGGTAAADSAGNSPATATGVTWENDAERGRVAAFTGASSSQITTAAPAVDTTRPYTVAAWVRVDNDGKSGAVLTVPGAARVSASPANRDFAFQLRFDHTIDGWRVATNEQQMGSIIRCECPFGEGTVQEEQWQHLAVGVDPQADRFTVFLDGDKVDEFTGARYHSMAMGGLRIGSGLDGAISDLQLYQGVSTDAGWADRVVAGTVPAADATVSRTSYVLDDGGLATAVLDPLGNTTNVAHDEADRPAVSTGPQVQAETGELDGPVVTARPVERIGYNTFGEVTAESDPNGNVTRYAFDRAGRPYETRLPAYTPPGGSTPVVPVFTAAYDSLGQVVSQTDPLGRVTGFTYDQLGRVVTQVAPDGATTTARYDLAGNLLAVTDPTGAVTGSTYDLLGRTTSVSEAVRQTGQTHTTTMAYDTAGRLSTVVTPAGVTTGYGYTAAGELASVVDGAGQTSSVDHDALGRPVKQTNPDGTYTTTTYDPLSQPTATAAYRATGGAALATSAWTYDAAGNMVAATDARGSTTRLSYDATGLPRTQSEPVAAGTTIESSFGYDLAGNPTRFTDGRGQAFRTTYNVWGLPQSRIEPATAAYPNAADRTYTTVYDVAGQPVSQRAPGGVTRTLIYDDAGRLERQSGSGAEAATQDRTYGYDPAGRLVEFSAPGGTNRVVYDDRGLPLSVTGPSGDAAFTYTPDGSMASRDDAAGLTQYGYDSAGRLASLSNSSAGVSVGYSYDEMSAVSSMSYGGTNNRRVFAYDDLHRLTSDRLVRSNGQVLGTITYGWDANGNETSKTVTRGSSTVSNTYTYDLADRLTSWDDGNTTVGYRYDAAGNRTGVGDVDYVYDARNRLVSDSTGTTYRYTARGTRKQTVTGGTTAVGVADAFDQIVSQQPTGGGNAREYTYDALGRALRSDFRYSGLSNDLAMDGAAKYLRDPDGGAVAVRDGSTSRMLWTDLHDDIVAQFNTAGTSVTGHRTYSPLGEVTAASGMEGNLGYQSEWTDPRSGRVNMHARWYDPAVGRFDSRDSVTVSPVPDSIRANRYQYGDGNSLTVTDPTGHFGKRLRNAWKKVSSGVQKAWNTVKAGVRQAWEQVSEWAQAAREQIAEKINDVKQAMSKAYQKMAEAIKGAVDQVGQWARTARDWIVEHKADIVGALVGFVVEAACMVAIGWTGVGAVACGVASGVTGALVTGAMQGQTGVELLRTAVLGGVAGGLGTALPMMGPAAGKALSKAGSAGAKKVAGTSVGKAAASAGKAAASAGKAVGRKVDDLSRAVSRGSSRATREAADYADDAARAGGSRVDDVAGAAASCARHSFVPDTRVRMADGSSKPIAEVELGDEVLATDPQTGQSTARPVRLLHGHADRELTDVTVTDTTTGESTVIETTAHHPIWNATTGRWTDAEDLRPGDRLRSPDGETTQQVTAVRVWTGLTWMNDLTVAGDHTYYVVAADRPVLVHNCGGYTDLYHGTSRQAADNIRANGVDTGFSSRSKMDFGKGFYTTRSRQQAADWAGSPRFGGDGVVLHFKVPNAKLDALATKKFTATSPDLADVVKHYRTGARGNPLGRHQVVEGPMLMNVDKFVRQGLPAHWKGNQVVFYGKDAGRILTAALQP